A window from Mus caroli chromosome 2, CAROLI_EIJ_v1.1, whole genome shotgun sequence encodes these proteins:
- the Mc3r gene encoding melanocortin receptor 3: MNSSCCLSSVYPMLPNLSEHPAAPPASNRSGSGFCEQVFIKPEVFLALGIVSLMENILVILAVVRNGNLHSPMYFFLCSLAAADMLVSLSNSLETIMIAVINSDSLTLEDQFIQHMDNIFDSMICISLVASICNLLAIAVDRYVTIFYALRYHSIMTVRKALTLIGVIWVCCGICGVMFIIYSESKMVIVCLITMFFAMVLLMGTLYIHMFLFARLHVQRIAVLPPAGGVAPQQHSCMKGAVTITILLGVFIFCWAPFFLHLVLIITCPTNPYCICYTAHFNTYLVLIMCNSVIDPLIYAFRSLELRNTFKEILCGCNGMNLG; the protein is encoded by the coding sequence ATgaactcttcctgctgcctgtcttCTGTTTATCCGATGCTGCCTAACCTCTCTGAGCACCCTGCAGCCCCTCCTGCCAGCAACCGGAGCGGCAGTGGGTTCTGCGAGCAGGTCTTCATCAAGCCGGAGGTCTTCCTGGCTCTGGGCATTGTCAGCCTGATGGAAAACATCCTGGTGATCCTGGCTGTGGTCAGGAACGGCAACCTGCActctcccatgtacttcttcctgtgCAGCCTGGCTGCAGCCGACATGCTGGTGAGCCTGTCCAACTCCCTGGAGACCATCATGATCGCCGTGATCAACAGTGACTCCCTGACCTTGGAGGACCAGTTTATCCAGCACATGGATAACATCTTCGACTCTATGATCTGCATCTCCCTGGTGGCCTCCATCTGCAACCTCCTGGCCATCGCCGTCGACAGGTACGTCACCATCTTCTATGCCCTTCGGTACCACAGCATCATGACAGTGAGGAAAGCCCTCACCTTGATCGGGGTCATCTGGGTCTGCTGCGGCATCTGCGGCGTGATGTTCATCATCTACTCCGAGAGCAAGATGGTCATCGTGTGTCTCATTACCATGTTCTTCGCCATGGTGCTCCTCATGGGCACCCTATACATCCACATGTTCCTCTTCGCCAGGCTCCACGTCCAGCGCATCGCagtgctgccccctgctggcgGGGTGGCCCCACAGCAGCACTCCTGCATGAAGGGGGCTGTCACCATCACTATCCTGCTGGGTGTTTTCATCTTCTGCTGGGCGCCTTTCTTCCTCCACCTGGTCCTCATCATCACCTGCCCCACCAATCCCTACTGCATCTGCTACACGGCCCATTTCAACACCTACCTGGTTCTCATCATGTGCAACTCCGTCATCGACCCCCTCATCTACGCCTTCCGCAGCCTGGAGCTGCGGAACACGTTCAAGGAGATTCTCTGCGGCTGCAACGGCATGAACTTGGGCTAG